The following is a genomic window from Halarcobacter mediterraneus.
GCTTTTAAAGCAGTTGTTATTTCATAGGTAATTGTATCATGAATTTTAGCTAATTGTCTAACATCATCAAAAATACAAACTTCTTCATCAGTAGAGTTTATGGAACAATTATCCATAGAAACTCTTCCTAAGATTTCATATCCCTTTGCAGTTAGATATTTTTTCTTACCATTTAATCTAAAAAAACCATCTCCATACCCAACATCATAAGTTGAACTATTTATTTTTTCACTTGCTGTATAAATTCCACCATAACCAATTCTTTGTTTTGGATATATTTCTCTTGTAGATAATTTTTTTGCCCAAAGTGACATAACGGGTTTTAAATTTGGATTATTAAAGCAAGAATCGGTATCAAGATAACCATAACAAGCTATTCCTACTCTTGCCAAATCTTCATCAAAATTCTTAAACCTAAATAAAGCAGAAGAGTTAGCCGAATGGAACTTTGGAATGGGTAAAAAAAGTTTTTCACATATTTTCAACACTGCTTTTTTTACCTGTATAAAATTTGACCTTTGCCAAAAGAATTCACATGATAATTCATCGGCAGCTCTATAGTGTGTGAAAATTCCTGTTATATTTAAATTTTTCCTTAAAGCCCCATAAATAGCCGTTTCTATAGAATCAATAGAAATTCCATTTCTGTGCATTCCTGTATCAATTTTAAGATGAATATTCGTATTTTCGGGTACTCTTTCAAGTTGTTCAATACTGTTCACAGCTATGTGAAAAGTATGTGAATAGTTGTGAAAAGTTGTGTCAGCTAAGATTAAGATTTGCTCAAAAAATGACTCTACTTTTTTCGCTTCTTTCAAGTCTCTTACTACGGCATTTTTTATTCCAAACTCTTTTGCTAATGAAGCAATTTCTAAAATTC
Proteins encoded in this region:
- a CDS encoding alanine racemase, which gives rise to MAKILLNKQNYFHNLKLITKQAGAIEKVAVVLKDNAYGHGILEIASLAKEFGIKNAVVRDLKEAKKVESFFEQILILADTTFHNYSHTFHIAVNSIEQLERVPENTNIHLKIDTGMHRNGISIDSIETAIYGALRKNLNITGIFTHYRAADELSCEFFWQRSNFIQVKKAVLKICEKLFLPIPKFHSANSSALFRFKNFDEDLARVGIACYGYLDTDSCFNNPNLKPVMSLWAKKLSTREIYPKQRIGYGGIYTASEKINSSTYDVGYGDGFFRLNGKKKYLTAKGYEILGRVSMDNCSINSTDEEVCIFDDVRQLAKIHDTITYEITTALKANIPREVI